In the genome of Felis catus isolate Fca126 chromosome E1, F.catus_Fca126_mat1.0, whole genome shotgun sequence, the window CATTCCTGCCACGAGCCGCCCTGCAACGATCTCCCCTCGACGTCTGCCTGCGCTCACTGCCACACTGGTTTCCCAGCCTCTTCAGGCCTCCCCTCCACAGTAGTCTCTCAGTTCCTCCAAAGGTCTGCACTGGAGATCTGTGCATTTTACCGTCTGTATATTCTGCCTTATCAGAAACCACAGAACCGCCAGGGCAAGAATCTCATTAGCAAAAACTGGCAGAGAGCACATGAAACGCTCTTCCCCTAAATCTGTTTTCTCAAGCATTAACATTTGAGAGCAACCTACAATAAAAAGTCTTCAGGACATATTTGCATGCCGGTAACACAAATCCAGACCACACAAAACGGAAGacaaattaattttgttcttaaagGTTCCTCACCCTCCTCGGGACCCGCTGCCTGCCATGAAACACTGCGTCCTAATCCTACCTCTCACGTAGTCTTCACATCTTGGCCTAAACCTCACTCCTATATAGGGTTTCCTTCAGCCCCCAGGTCAGGCTATGCCACATATACTCCAGCGCCCTCCACCTCTTTCCATATCGTTCCCTTTGTGATACTCATTTCCGTAGAATCTTCCGATCAGGGCCAGCAATTGACTGAGTTGGCTAAAGCAACTTCTGTGTACGTGACACATACATTCCCCACACATctcattttaaatagaaacatatacatgcacattCCTTGGCCAATCTTTTTGATGTAGGGCCAAGGTCTTTTCTCTGAGTGTGGGTTTGCCGGCCAGAGTTCCTAAATTGTCTATTTGCTAACTGTGGTTACTGTAAAGCAGAACAAGAACTTAAAGACATCCACAAAGAAATCGGAGTGTGAAATCCTGGATTTTTACAAAACGTTTCCATTTGTCTTGCCACATCTGTTTTGACAGAAATACTGAGTGATTCCAAAGTCACTCCAAGTGGTCAAATAGGGGCTTCTAGAAATAACGCTCTCCCTCCACTCCCTTTGGGGTGCAGCACAGAGCTTCAGAGTACAGACTGCAGCGGAGCTGAACAGCTGGGTTTAAATCCCAACACAGTTACTTCTTAGCCgtatgaccttgggcatgttGCTTAACCTCTGTGCCTGTTCCCCAGCTGTAAAACTGGGGTTTCAACTATTACCGTTgctccattttcttgttttatgtaaTGTTAAATGCAATTATGTAATATCAATAACAAGTACAAATGCCACAAACAGGTTTGGGAACAAACTACTGACTCCTGACAAGCATCCAACTTAACTGAAGGAGGAAGTATGTGGGTGTGCTAGCGACCAGCCTGCTGGCTGGGAGCACTCAGCAGTCAAAGGCATGAGTCAGTAAGTTTTGAGGAGGGAAACTCGAAGCATCAGGTAGGACTATGATAGGTAAAAAGGACTTTACTGAACTTCCTTGTCATCTGTCTCCTCCAACCCTGGATGTACGTTAGAATCGTCTGGCAAGCTTTACAGAGACCGGGGCTCTGACGTGCCCAGACGGAAAGAAGTGGTACCAGGGAGGGCATGGGCACAGGTATTTAGAAAAgctcccagatgattctaatgagCAAGGCTGAGGACCCGTGTGCTAGAACGGAAATCTGGGCAGGCAGGACCTGCCTCCCTTGGTTCACAACTGACACGCGGTACCTGCCGCAGTTCCTGGCCACACCAGGCACTTCAAGCCTCTTTTATGGAATGAATGGTGGCTACCAGTTCCCATTCCCACTTTCTAGCTGCCCATGCAGCAGCTGAGGTCATGCCTGGGAGGCCAGCAAAGGCACTAGGGAGAAATTAAGCCTCCAGGACCCTGGGGCCTTAATGGTGGTAAACACCTCCACAAAAAAACTCGCTCCAGGAGGCACCAGCCGGAGGCTTGTTAATCATTCACCAGCACCCTAGCACCGCAGGGAAAAGCCTGTGTGCGGCTCCAGCCCAGGGCTTCCCGGAGTCCTGGGCTTCCTGTGCTCTGGTGGGGGCCTCCCGGTCTACAGGTCAGCAGctggacagagaggagagagaggcaggacccAGCCACAGGCGAGGTGGACAGTGGCTTGAGACAAAGGTCCTGGATCCAGTCTCCTTACCCACCCTACCCCAAGCCTGACTTCTCTGAGGACGCCAGAACATAGGTACCCTGAGCAACCCCCAAAACGACATCACAAAAGAACAGAACGCAGCTGAAGAGGTAAGTATGGAAGGCAGAGGAACACAGTTGCTAGGCAACAGGCCCTGGCCCACCTTTGTTCGCTCGGGTGACTGCCATGAGGTCTGATCAGGGACACTCGACAATGCCAACACCTTTTCCTCCCAAGAGTTGCTTCTTTGAGTCAGGGCGTGGCTCGGCCCCCAAAGTGCAGGGCCTGAAGGATTACCCTGATCGGCCCACTCTTAGGACGCAGGAGTGTTAACAGCAGAATCAGGTAGTGACGCCTGCCTTCTCGCCATTACTCCCTCCAACTGGCTATAGGCCTGCAGCCTGCCGACTTTAGCTGTTTCAAGATTAGCTGGTTCTGTTTCCACCTGACTCCAAGGGAGTTTACCGAGGCCTCAGCTGGAGTCAGTCCACCCCTCAACTCCTATGCCGATCTCTCAAATTTCTCCCCAAATGTTTGGCAATTGAGGCAGGGAAAACAGCAAGGATCTGCAGTGGTGCATTTTAGATCCTAGCTGAGTAGATCTCAGGGATGGTCAAGTTCTGGCTCACACCAGGGCTGTTCAAAATACAGAGGCAGTCTCTGGGAGAAGCCCCTGCACTCAAGGACTCTGTCCCCTCTTTTCCAGGTTCACATGGACAAACTGATGACAAAGCAGGACATCTGGAATGATGAGTTCTGGCAGAACCCCTGGGACCAGGGAGGCCTGGTAGTGATCATTTTATTCATCACCACGATCCTGTTTCTCATTGTGTTTGCCATTGTATTTGGTTTTCTCCCTCCGCTTGAGAACATCAACCAGTGTGAAGAGTTGTGACCTGACTTTCTGGAGGCCAAGAAGGGGACCACCTGTTAGATACTCTCGAAACACCATGTACGTTTTCTTCAAAGCCTTTCCAGAGTCTGCAATTATAcacttttattaatgtaattaattaattaatttgttaacTAATATTATCTGATAAGTGCCTACCTTCCCCACTGGACCGAACACCACAAAAGCAGGTGATGGGTTTCTGCTCACCATTGTATGCCCATATCCGATGTGCCTCACATACAGTCCATTTCAAACAATATTTgctggttgaataaatgaatgaatgaataaacgagCAAACAAATGGATGAACAGAAGGGTGCTGGGCTGTTGGCTCCCCTAGACCACAGCCCCCAGATGGACAGAGCCCAATTCAACTGAGGCCTAAACACAAAGCTATTCTGTCTCAGACAAGGTACAGAAAGGCCTCTTAGCTGGAAGTTGCTTCAAACCTAATTACCGTTCATTTCAACACTAAAAGGTACAGGGCGCGGTCACGAAGGAACAGATATACTTCACGGCCACAGTGCAGACAAACTAGCTGCACCCAAAGAGGAAAACCGCTGGATGCCCCACCTTGACCCCATTCATACTGAGTGTCTTTTCTGTTGGTCCCAGAGCTGCCCGTGCACCCCAGACCCTACAACGGCACTTTTGTAGAAATGTACCTGCCTCCGCCAGAGCCACCATAGTGGCCTGCCCCTTGCTGCCAGGTGCCCTCCCTTAGCAAACAGCTGCTTCAACTTTAACCACACACCAGGACTATTCTTAGAAAAGGAGCGAATATGTGGTGGAGAAGGGGCGATACACCATTTATGTAGTAATGAAATGTTCCTTTTTACTCAAAGAGCAATTCCACATTCAGCTACACCAGCATTGTTTATGCCATCCTGGGAAGTCCTGGAATCCGGAACCCTCGCACGTAGCAAACAAGGTAGGAGAGATGAGGCCGCACGTGACGCAGCAGGAGGCGCACTGATGCCCAGACCCCCTGAGGCACTAAGGGGCCCCAACTCCCGAGTGTGACACAGGAGATATAAAGGCAGAGCCCCCAGGAGGACCTGTCCTGCTGTCTGGTGGGCTGCTGCAGCCCAGAGGGATACGGCAGAGCTGACCCTCCAGGCAGCCCTACAGAGCCTCCAACTCATCCCTGAAAAGAACCCAGCAGGGTTATTTCCAGCAGAAGGGACTCTGACAATTAGCAAGGACACTCGGCCCTTTCATTACGAGTGCTTTCTTCAAGGAGCCCGAGAGAGCCTAGTTTAACAACTCCCTGTACTAGTGCCTGAGAAGGACTCTGGTAGTAATCGCTGTGGGCAAGGGTGCCAACCACCTCTGCTGGGCACGGCTGTGCCACAGAGGCCCAACGAGAGACTCAGTCCGGGAGCCACCAACTCTTCGGTGAGTCGGAGGGGATGGGAATCAAAACGTGTGGCCCAGCCAAGTACCTCTCTGATTTCCAGAGAAGAGCCCCAAACATCTGTTAGATACCAGTTCTATGTACCTAATCAGCTCCATGCTTCAAGAATCTAGTCTTGCAGAAACCAAGATGGGATTTGTATATGAAATGTGCATGTCACTAAAAATCAAATATCGGGATTAGTGGTATCTGTCTACTGTGAGCTCTATGACTGTGACCTCACTGGGTATTGGTCTGTTCATTTCAAAGTCTGAAGCAGTCCCTTCTGCCTCATCTACCTCACAGGATTTTCCAACAAGGTCTGACCAAAGGGCTGCACACATGCAAAGTGCTCCCAGCTTGTCCAGAATCTTCCTGGGTGTCCCTTGTGTCCAAAACCTGTCCTGCCACAACCTGCCTGTCACTGAGCAGCCATCAGGCTCTTTCATTCCTCCACCACCAGCACAtaacagataaaatacagaaatggatTCCAAGTGGGTGGGCTGGCATTACGACAGAAAAGCTGACTTCTATTCAAGCTTATTATCCACCCCCAAGACATAAGCTGGGCCATGCGGCTCTGTTTGGGTCCAGGATAGGCCATGCGGCTCTGTTTGGGTCCAGGATAAGAGTGACCCCTACTCAGTGGTCCAGTGGCAAATGGTGATCACATGCTAATGGCACAGGACCAGTCACATGattcatgactgagccacccatgggaCCAGCCACTCCAGAAGTGGAACATAATGTCGCCACACTGCCAGTTTCTGGGGCCTTCCTGGGAAGGGTACTGACTTCCAGGCTGCCTGATGGACAACACCCCACACAGTCGCCTTCAGCAGGTAGAGGTGCCTTAGTCGCCCAAGAGCTGCCCTACATTAGCTGGTTAACTAGTACGTGCTGGGGGAGGAAAGAGCTCACTAACACATGGCTCCACATATGAAATAAGTCACTCACCCCAATTCTTCACAGAAGGCCACCAGGGCATCAAAGGCCAAGACAGCAGCTTTATCAGATGCTttgctccctctcttttcctggaGACAAGAAATGACCACTTAGCACAAGTCTTACATAATTGACGTACCTTGCAGCCTAAAAGATGATGagggagaaaaatatcaaatgacaGTAAAAAGGTCACTTATAACATGGTGCCCCCAAACCTGaccatgcatcagaatcacccaggtaatttttctttttaaacgtttatttatttttgagagagacaaagacagagcatgaatgggggaggggcagagagagagggagatgtagaatccaaagcaggctccaggctctgagctgttggcacagagcctgacgtggggctcaaacccatgaaccgttagatcatgacctgagccgaacgaagctggatgcttaaccgactaagccacccaggtgcccctcatgtagGGCCCACACCCAGACCTAAATTGAACTTTCTGAAACTGGAGCTTTTGGgagtttattttcaaaaactgcTCAGGTGGTTGTCACGCAAAGGGCCCAGAGACTGGCATTTGGAAACCACTGTGTAACAtgatctgaatttttttaaacattttatttttaagtaatctctacacccaaaggggctcgaactcacatccccaagatcaacagtcacatgctctacgaacctaagtcagccaggcgccccaatacaatCCAATATAACAGTAAATTTAGTAGTAAATACACAAGTGCGTGTACTTAGATTTGAAGGAACACACATCTATGTGTGTATGGAAGGATGAATACTACAGTGTTAGAAGTGATCtctgggcacctggtggctcagtatgttaaacatccgacttcagctccggtcatgatctcacggttcgtgagttcaagccccacgttgggctctatgctgacagcacagagcctggagacggcttcggattctgtgtctcccactctctctgcccctcccccattcatgtgcgtgcgtgtgcactctctctctgtctctcaaaaataaacattaaggggcgcctgggtggcgcagtcggttaagcatccgacttcagccaggtcacgatctcgcggtccgtgagttcgagccccgtgtcgggctctgggctgatgactcagagcctggagcctgtttccgattctgtgtctccctctctctctgcccctcccccgttcatgctctgtctctctctgtcccaaaaataaataaacgttgaaaaaaaaaattaaaaaaaaaaaataaaaaacaaaaaaaatgtgaaattttttaaactacagaaaaaaaaaaacccaaaaagtaaagaaaataaaacagataccGATATCTGAGATCTATTGACTCTCTGCTTCTGGAAGGTGGATCATCCCCACCTCCCAAATGCACACAAATACGTGTACTTCTTTCATTCTGCCAATCTGTTTATATCacaatttcttcttaattttccCTACAGTGAGGAAACTATGGCAACATTGATCAGAGCtaaaccatttacatttttacattttccatgATCACATATCCTTTCTTGTACAACTTTGTTCCCTAAAATTAATAgctgtttcattttttacttaGATTTTAGTATATTACTACTTCACCCCCAAATGTTGTGCTATCATGAAAACTGCATGTCGACAGGGTCAAAGATAGTAggttccacttttatttttagaaactccTCCCCTGGAGCCCTTTTGTCCCCCCTGATTCAACCCGAACTGCTGTCCTCTAGGTCTGGAGCACAACTGAGACTGCCCTTCAGTGTCGTTCCAGGACATTCCTCTTGACTCGCTGGGGGTCAGATCTCTATCTTTCCCTCTCCAATTACTGCCTCTGTGGTGGGGGACATCCTTCAGTAGCTTCTCCACAGGAGGGAGCTTCTTGAAATCTTGTGtcggaaaatgttttttttccccccttaatcaTAAAGTCTAATTATGGTTCAGAAAAAATTGAGCAAATAACTTTTTCTGAAAACATACACTGACGGTGTGTAGACTGCAGTTATTTGGGAGAAGGGAGCTGGTAAGTTAAACCACCCTATTTTCTATTCTGAAAATCATATAAAGTCCCAATTCCCATCTGATTATAGAGATACATGTGTCCAAAATGGCTGAGAATAAATACAACAAGAAAGATAAAAGCTGCAAAGCTAAGAGCATGTAACGGGCTCCAAGAGAAAGTCTCAGAAATACCCAAAGTGGCAACAAGGAACGTTTGGCTGGAACCTGAAGTTCTTTTCAGTCATCCTTGTCTTTGGCTCCATGTTTAACGATGGGCATGAACTCAGTGGAATTGGGATGTCCCTTCTTGTCCACAGCTGCTCCTCCGTGTAGCTACTCCACTTCCACACCTATAACGCAGCCTCCCAGCATTGTCTGCAGCCCTCAGGTAATTCCAGCTGGTGCCAGTCACTTCTTCATCAAAGCAAGCAAAAGCATTTCTTCTGGATCTGTGCCATTTAACTTTTCACCGTATACAGTGAGGAACGTGGTGAAATTTATGGGCCCTGGAACCTCATTCATCATGGCATCCATATACTCATCAGTTGGATTCTTCCCCAGGGAGGCAAGCATATCATGCAAATCTTCCTTGACAATGAAACCATCTCTGTTCTGATCAATCACGTTGAAGGCCTCTTTGAATTTCTGAGTCTGTGACTGATCAGACATGGCGAACATGTTGGATTTTGCACGCTGCGGATGCTTCTTGGTGGTCTTGGTGTTTGCCTTTCTGCTTGATATGGTGGCAGTTAAATCCCTGCACAGCCTTGAGAATCTGAGCACTTCCgtaacagccccccccccccattatcaACACCCTTCTATTCCCAGAGCTTCTAAAAACAAACACTTCCAGCCTCTGCTTAGCAAACCGGAAGTTGAAAATGTCTTTAACCTGCCTTCACACTAAACTGGCTGGCTGAGTAGGAAATTCTAGGTTGGAAATTTCTAGTAGGAAATTCTAGTAGGAAATTTTCTAGGTTGGAAGACACTGCCTCATAGTTTCTCATTTCTGGTATTATGATGGAGAAAACTGGTGCTGTTCTGGCCCCCAGTCCTCCACATATCACCTCTCTAGGAGCTTTCTGATCTTCTCTTTGACTCAAATGTCTTAATAATGAGTCTAGTGTGACTTCTTATAACTCACTGtataagttttaaataaataccttatACCCAATCACCTTACTAAATCTTTTCCTTGtctaatttgaatttcagataaaaggGACAAGTTAATCACACCCCCTTTGTTCATGGCAAAGTATCATTCTTGTTCCTTGCAAAGCCCCTTCCTTCCCAATCCCTACTTGCATTCACCTTCCCtccccatttattcatttatttatctattcaaaaaacatttatcatgcatttACCATGTTCCCAGCACTGACCTGGACATTACAGATACACGGGAAACTAAAGGTCCCTGCGCTCATGGAATTTACATTTCAACAGAGCAGATACAGAATAAGCAAATCTACAATGCCAAATCATAAACATGGTTTACcttaagtgactttttttttttttttgctttttaatagtaGTTTCAacatattactattatttataatgGGGTTtgttttcacaaattaaaaaaaaattatttaaatctaaCTTACTTGACACagagtgtaataatggtttcaggagtagaatttagtgattcatcactaacatgtaacacccagcgctcatcccaagtgccctccttaatgcccatcttctatttagcccacccccccacccagcacctctccagcaaccctgttttcCGTATTTAAGATTCTCAtggactccctctctctttttatcttatttttccttcccttcccctatgttcatctgttgtatttcttaaattccacatgtgagtgaaatcatatggcatttatctttctctgacttattttgcttagcataatacactctagttccaaccacgttgttgtaaatggcaagatttattatttttgatttccgaggaatattccactgtatataaataccacatcttctggggcgcctgggtggctcagtcggttaagcgtccgacttcagctcaggtcatgatctcacggtccatgagttcgagccctgcgtcgggctctgtcctgtcagttcagagcctggggcttgcttcggattctgtgtctccttctctctctgtccctcccccactcaagctctgtgtctttatcaaaaaatgaataaacgttaaaaaaaaattttttttttaataaaaaataaaaaatacatcttctttatccattcatcagtcagtggacatttggg includes:
- the SMIM6 gene encoding small integral membrane protein 6, which gives rise to MDKLMTKQDIWNDEFWQNPWDQGGLVVIILFITTILFLIVFAIVFGFLPPLENINQCEEL